From a region of the Cucumis sativus cultivar 9930 chromosome 6, Cucumber_9930_V3, whole genome shotgun sequence genome:
- the LOC101203072 gene encoding uncharacterized protein At4g14100, translating to MASKAKIFLILLLLSASVSYSISEDPVPTPWPLQFHSILLMNYSGIPQIINLWYDWPNGRNFNIIQHQLGHVLYDLEWNNGTSFFYTLDSSKTCSSAQLEVGILRPNWLDGAKYLGQRHVDGFLCNVWEKVDFIWYYEDVETKRPVHWLFYTGRQAHVMTFEVGAVLDDENWQAPVYCFDSTGTAVNDVALHQNLPLMADVNNRLLHQNFPAI from the exons ATGGCTTCCAAAGCGAAAATTTTCCTCATCCTTTTATTGCTGAGTGCGAGTGTAAGCTATTCTATTTCAGAGGATCCAGTTCCAACCCCATGGCCTCTTCAATTTCATTCCATTCTCCTCATGAACTACTCCGGGATTCCTCAGATAATCAACCTCTGGTACGACTGGCCTAATGGTCGGAACTTCAACATCATCCAACACCAGCTCGGCCACGTTCTCTACGACCTCGAATGGAACAATGGTACTTCCTTCTTCTACACCTTAGATTCCTCCAAGACTTGCTCTTCCGCTCAGCTTGAGGTTGGTATTCTCCGACCCAACTGGCTCGATGGAGCCAAATATCTGGGTCAACGCCATGTCGATGGCTTCCTTTGCAATGTGTGGGAGAAAGTTGATTTCATTTGGTATTATGAAGATGTTGAAACCAAGAGGCCTGTTCATTGGCTCTTCTACACTG GAAGACAGGCTCATGTGATGACATTTGAAGTGGGTGCTGTGCTAGACGATGAGAACTGGCAAGCCCCTGTTTACTGCTTTGATAGCACGGGAACTGCTGTCAATGATGTGGCTCTCCACCAGAATTTGCCTCTAATGGCTGATGTTAACAATAGGCTTCTCCACCAGAATTTCCCTGCCATTTGA